A window from Nitrosopumilus adriaticus encodes these proteins:
- a CDS encoding multicopper oxidase domain-containing protein has translation MILAITILIGISVIMIFPIGSQAQTEENIFVTHSGAVVKTTGEVLDPLYTSATVEFDPMEYLRDFNYGRISQLEDGTVLREYTIIANDDEIMEVSPGIFYNVWTFNGTVPGPTIRATEGDIVRVKFINNGEKEHTIHFHGIHPAGMDGVFEPVGGNGGQFVYEFEAGPVGVHPYHCHVMPLEEHIVHGLYGVFIVDPKEERPPADEMVMVLNGLDTDFDTENNFYAANTIPFYYQHHPIQINTNELIRIYVVNMVEFDPINNFHLHGNLYKYYPTGTDIVPSFYTDMITLSQTERGIMEFEYQYPGKYLFHAHKVEFSEKGWVGIFMVNENKEGTEDVKYGS, from the coding sequence ATGATCCTCGCAATCACAATCTTGATTGGAATTTCAGTAATTATGATTTTTCCAATTGGTTCTCAAGCTCAAACTGAGGAAAACATTTTTGTTACTCATAGTGGAGCAGTGGTTAAAACCACTGGTGAAGTATTAGATCCTCTATACACAAGTGCAACCGTTGAATTTGATCCTATGGAATATTTACGTGATTTCAATTATGGTAGAATTTCACAACTAGAAGATGGTACTGTTCTAAGAGAGTACACCATTATTGCAAATGATGATGAAATCATGGAAGTCTCTCCTGGTATATTTTACAATGTATGGACTTTTAATGGCACTGTACCTGGTCCAACAATCAGAGCAACAGAGGGAGATATTGTTCGAGTCAAGTTCATTAACAACGGTGAAAAAGAGCACACCATTCATTTTCACGGAATTCATCCTGCTGGAATGGATGGTGTATTTGAACCAGTAGGTGGGAATGGTGGACAATTTGTTTATGAATTTGAAGCTGGCCCTGTAGGAGTTCATCCATATCATTGTCACGTAATGCCATTAGAAGAACACATTGTGCATGGGCTTTATGGTGTGTTTATTGTTGATCCTAAAGAAGAACGACCACCAGCAGATGAAATGGTAATGGTGTTAAATGGACTGGATACTGACTTTGATACTGAAAATAATTTTTATGCTGCAAATACAATTCCATTTTATTATCAGCACCACCCTATTCAAATTAACACAAATGAATTAATCCGAATTTATGTTGTCAACATGGTTGAATTTGATCCGATAAATAATTTCCATCTGCATGGAAATTTGTATAAATATTATCCAACTGGAACTGACATCGTACCATCGTTTTACACTGATATGATTACTCTATCTCAAACAGAAAGGGGCATAATGGAATTTGAATATCAATACCCTGGAAAATATCTGTTCCATGCCCACAAAGTTGAGTTCTCAGAAAAAGGATGGGTTGGGATATTCATGGTAAATGAAAACAAAGAAGGTACGGAGGATGTAAAATATGGAAGTTAG
- the glmS gene encoding glutamine--fructose-6-phosphate transaminase (isomerizing) — MCSIIGYYGKISAAPILVKGLKRMEYRGYDSVGVATESENKIELKKGIGKVDEVNSKIQLDIMPGKIGIGHTRWATHGKVTDTNAHPHSSNSGKIAIVHNGIIENFEELKQQLENDGYSFKSETDSEIIANLLQKNYELTKNVKETIIKTVSEIKGHYAFVAMFENGQLAAARYHEPLIIGVGKDDFFLSSDVLGFIEYTDDAIYLENGNFVILDKDKFQILDFDGNHAKYGITKVSKEFGDAYKGDYAHFTLKEIYEQPETILKAGEKTTEAIEKTADYLKHSKNIYITGSGTSYNSALIAKQMLSKYAKIKVEPIMSSELQFSPDSIEENSILIAISQSGESADVLEAVKIAKKANCKIISIVNLLTSSLAREADVVIGMNCGPEIGVAATKSFTAQLVIIYKIVEKLNNSEIKINFDKISESVSKTLDKPIRIQIVAQKLKNISDIYVLGRGVHYPIAIEAALKLKELTYIHAEGIPGGELKHGPLALMDESVFVLIINPNDSTYSDTLTSAREIKARGAKIIGISDVESDVYDYWIEISKVEESMYPISEIIPIQLLSYYAALEKDTDPDYPRNLAKSVTVK; from the coding sequence ATGTGTTCAATTATAGGATATTACGGAAAGATTAGTGCTGCTCCCATTCTTGTAAAGGGGTTAAAAAGAATGGAATATCGTGGATACGATAGTGTTGGGGTTGCAACAGAATCAGAGAATAAAATAGAACTAAAAAAAGGAATAGGGAAAGTTGATGAAGTAAATTCGAAAATTCAATTAGATATTATGCCAGGAAAAATTGGCATTGGCCATACCAGATGGGCTACACATGGAAAAGTGACAGATACAAACGCACATCCTCATTCAAGTAACTCTGGAAAAATAGCAATAGTTCATAATGGAATTATTGAAAATTTTGAGGAATTAAAGCAACAATTAGAAAATGATGGATATAGTTTCAAAAGTGAAACAGATAGTGAGATAATTGCCAATTTACTTCAAAAAAATTATGAATTAACAAAAAATGTCAAAGAAACAATTATCAAAACAGTTTCAGAAATAAAAGGACATTACGCTTTTGTTGCAATGTTTGAAAATGGTCAGCTAGCCGCAGCAAGATATCATGAACCACTAATAATAGGAGTTGGAAAAGATGATTTCTTTTTATCAAGTGATGTTCTAGGATTCATTGAGTATACAGACGATGCAATTTACTTGGAAAACGGGAATTTTGTAATTTTAGACAAAGATAAATTTCAAATTTTAGATTTTGATGGAAATCATGCAAAATATGGCATTACCAAAGTATCAAAAGAATTTGGAGATGCTTACAAAGGCGATTATGCACATTTTACTTTAAAAGAAATTTATGAACAACCTGAAACAATTTTGAAGGCAGGCGAGAAAACAACAGAAGCAATTGAAAAAACTGCTGATTACCTAAAACATTCAAAAAATATCTACATTACAGGTAGTGGTACAAGTTACAACTCAGCATTAATTGCAAAACAAATGTTATCAAAATATGCTAAAATCAAAGTAGAGCCAATCATGTCAAGTGAACTTCAGTTTTCACCAGATAGTATTGAGGAGAATTCAATCCTAATTGCAATTTCTCAAAGTGGTGAAAGTGCAGATGTGTTAGAGGCAGTAAAAATTGCTAAAAAAGCGAATTGTAAAATCATATCTATTGTAAATCTGCTTACATCATCACTTGCTCGAGAAGCAGATGTAGTTATTGGAATGAATTGTGGGCCAGAAATAGGAGTTGCGGCAACAAAAAGCTTCACAGCACAACTTGTAATAATTTACAAAATAGTAGAGAAACTAAATAACAGTGAGATTAAGATAAATTTTGATAAGATTTCAGAATCGGTTTCAAAAACTTTGGACAAACCCATTAGAATTCAGATAGTGGCACAAAAATTAAAAAATATTTCAGACATCTATGTTCTTGGTAGAGGAGTTCATTATCCAATTGCCATAGAAGCTGCCTTGAAATTAAAAGAGCTCACATATATTCATGCAGAAGGAATTCCGGGGGGAGAACTAAAACATGGACCACTTGCATTAATGGATGAAAGCGTGTTTGTCTTAATCATCAATCCCAATGATTCAACATATTCAGATACTCTAACTAGTGCAAGAGAAATTAAAGCTAGAGGAGCAAAAATAATTGGAATTTCAGATGTGGAAAGTGATGTGTATGATTATTGGATAGAGATTTCCAAAGTTGAAGAATCAATGTATCCAATTTCAGAAATAATTCCAATTCAGTTGCTATCTTATTATGCAGCACTTGAAAAAGACACAGACCCAGATTATCCTAGAAATTTGGCAAAATCAGTTACAGTGAAGTAA
- a CDS encoding hydroxyacylglutathione hydrolase family protein yields MKVHQIQVGNMQNFTYIVEDEDTSEAIIIDPSWELMELEMIIKKNNLKIKYIVNTHHHFDHTLGNEAISESTKAPIIQHEYSELKHDITVKDGDFIEFGNSKLKVLHTPGHSKDSICLVGDGKIFSGDTLFVGNCGRIDLPGGSAKELYHSLFDVLYSLDDNLVMYSGHNYGPSEVSTLGQEKITNHVMQKRTEQQFVEMMG; encoded by the coding sequence ATGAAAGTTCATCAAATCCAAGTAGGAAACATGCAAAATTTCACTTACATTGTTGAAGATGAAGATACAAGTGAGGCAATAATAATTGATCCATCTTGGGAATTAATGGAATTAGAAATGATCATAAAAAAAAATAATCTAAAGATAAAATACATTGTAAACACTCATCATCATTTTGATCATACTTTGGGAAATGAAGCAATCTCTGAATCTACTAAAGCTCCAATAATTCAACATGAGTATTCAGAATTAAAGCATGACATTACAGTAAAAGATGGTGATTTTATTGAATTTGGAAATTCAAAATTAAAAGTACTTCACACACCCGGCCATTCTAAAGATAGTATATGTCTTGTCGGTGATGGAAAAATTTTTTCAGGTGACACATTATTTGTTGGAAATTGTGGAAGAATTGATTTGCCTGGGGGTAGTGCAAAGGAGCTATATCACAGTCTGTTTGATGTTTTGTATTCATTAGATGATAATTTGGTTATGTATTCGGGTCACAATTATGGTCCTTCTGAAGTATCTACTCTTGGACAAGAAAAGATCACAAATCATGTAATGCAAAAACGAACAGAGCAACAATTTGTCGAAATGATGGGATAG
- a CDS encoding 30S ribosomal protein S4 has translation MGDPKYPRRVWRKPKRPLNYELKMEELKTLGTFGLRTKRELWKAHTELSRVRHQARSLLALRQEIREEKEPILMQSLARIGLVSSGATLDDVLNLNANDLLSRRLQTIVTKKFGFKTPYQARQAVIHGHIMIGDRKVDIPSYTVTVAEEDSIHFTPESKIPEMLENTKSKEAAPEETKEAAPEETPKDESSSTE, from the coding sequence ATGGGAGATCCAAAATATCCACGTAGAGTTTGGAGAAAACCAAAAAGACCACTTAATTATGAATTAAAAATGGAAGAGCTCAAAACTCTTGGTACATTTGGGTTAAGAACAAAAAGAGAATTATGGAAAGCACATACAGAGTTATCCCGTGTAAGACATCAAGCAAGATCATTGCTTGCATTAAGACAAGAAATTAGAGAAGAAAAAGAACCAATTTTAATGCAATCCCTTGCAAGGATTGGATTAGTTAGCAGCGGTGCAACACTAGACGATGTGCTTAATCTGAACGCTAATGATTTACTTTCACGCAGATTGCAAACTATTGTAACAAAGAAATTTGGATTTAAAACACCATATCAAGCAAGACAAGCAGTTATTCATGGCCATATTATGATTGGAGATAGAAAGGTGGACATCCCATCATACACAGTAACAGTTGCAGAGGAAGACAGCATTCATTTTACACCAGAATCAAAAATTCCAGAAATGTTAGAGAATACAAAATCTAAAGAGGCTGCTCCTGAAGAAACCAAAGAGGCTGCTCCTGAAGAAACACCAAAAGATGAAAGTTCTTCAACAGAGTAA
- a CDS encoding ZIP family metal transporter, which produces MEVSNTSSKGKLIASGVIPFAFLIILIAYIFGPGSELLDLGIPLPEITMEKVDFLDSEIQVTVRNTGPISVEIAMADVNDRIQPAAVEPDRYLERYETALVRIPFEWNDAEPYIVGITIEDGTRFEKEIEAAAPALEPSFELLGFFAIIGTYVGIIPVMIGLLWLPFIKRISKQKYHFFLALTAGLLLFLAIDSVEEALDVSNESLAGSFNGVLLVATVLILSFLGLYYTGEKLVSRAKSSRITKPVAIALMISIGIGLHNFGEGLAIGAAVGLGSIAFSTFLIIGFALHNTTEGLAIAAPMSREKKVIGKLAAMGLIAGAPAIFGAWIGGFVYSPFTSVVFLSIGAGAIFQVIITILKWIREQGDKNLSSAAVASGFAIGMVIMYLTSILV; this is translated from the coding sequence ATGGAAGTTAGTAATACGTCTTCAAAAGGAAAATTAATTGCCAGTGGTGTAATTCCATTTGCATTTTTAATCATCTTGATTGCTTACATTTTTGGACCTGGATCTGAATTATTGGATCTTGGTATTCCCTTACCTGAGATAACTATGGAAAAAGTTGACTTCCTAGATTCTGAAATTCAAGTGACAGTTAGAAACACTGGTCCAATATCCGTAGAGATTGCAATGGCTGATGTCAATGATAGGATACAACCGGCAGCAGTTGAACCAGACAGATATCTAGAACGATATGAAACAGCCCTCGTTAGAATTCCTTTTGAATGGAATGATGCAGAACCCTATATCGTTGGAATTACGATTGAAGATGGAACTAGATTTGAAAAAGAGATTGAGGCAGCAGCTCCTGCATTAGAACCAAGCTTTGAGCTTTTAGGATTTTTTGCAATCATTGGAACCTACGTTGGAATAATCCCTGTAATGATTGGTTTGCTTTGGCTACCCTTTATCAAACGGATTAGCAAACAAAAATATCATTTCTTTTTGGCATTAACTGCTGGATTATTGTTATTTTTAGCAATTGATTCTGTTGAAGAGGCATTAGATGTTTCAAATGAAAGTCTTGCAGGAAGCTTTAATGGAGTATTGCTTGTTGCAACTGTTTTGATATTGTCATTTCTTGGATTGTATTATACTGGTGAAAAATTGGTGAGTAGAGCAAAATCCTCTAGGATTACAAAGCCTGTTGCAATTGCATTAATGATATCAATTGGCATTGGTTTACATAATTTTGGTGAAGGACTTGCAATTGGAGCTGCAGTAGGTCTTGGGTCCATTGCGTTTAGCACATTTTTGATAATAGGATTTGCATTACATAATACAACTGAAGGACTTGCAATAGCTGCACCAATGTCTAGAGAAAAAAAAGTGATTGGAAAACTTGCTGCCATGGGATTAATTGCCGGAGCTCCGGCTATTTTTGGTGCGTGGATAGGTGGTTTTGTTTATTCACCATTTACATCTGTGGTATTTTTGTCAATTGGAGCTGGTGCGATATTTCAAGTAATTATCACAATTTTAAAGTGGATAAGGGAACAAGGTGACAAAAATCTCTCAAGTGCTGCAGTTGCCTCTGGTTTTGCAATTGGAATGGTCATTATGTATTTGACCAGTATTTTGGTTTAG
- a CDS encoding 30S ribosomal protein S13, whose protein sequence is MSTQEYRHIVRIVGNDIPGERKMLVGLTQIKGIGYNFATAILDTLKIDTNSNIGNLTEENVQAIEKLITDPIGGNFPTWFLNRRKDIETGADLHLLTSDIPFTLRNDIERERITASWRGYRHLSGLKVRGQRTRTSGRKGGAVGVAKGGMAAPVKKGSAGAPAAEAAAPAAEAAAPAAEAAAPAEKKE, encoded by the coding sequence TTGAGTACTCAAGAATATAGACACATTGTAAGGATTGTGGGTAATGATATCCCAGGAGAGCGAAAAATGCTTGTAGGGTTAACCCAGATTAAAGGAATTGGGTATAATTTTGCCACAGCAATTCTAGACACATTAAAGATTGATACAAATTCCAACATCGGAAATCTCACTGAAGAGAATGTTCAAGCAATTGAAAAATTGATCACAGATCCTATTGGAGGAAATTTCCCAACATGGTTCCTCAATAGAAGAAAAGACATTGAGACAGGAGCTGATTTGCATTTACTTACATCAGATATTCCATTTACATTAAGAAACGATATTGAAAGAGAAAGAATAACTGCAAGTTGGAGAGGTTATCGTCACCTTAGTGGCCTAAAAGTAAGAGGTCAAAGAACTAGAACATCAGGTAGAAAAGGTGGAGCTGTAGGAGTTGCAAAAGGAGGAATGGCAGCACCAGTAAAGAAGGGAAGTGCAGGAGCTCCGGCAGCAGAAGCAGCAGCTCCGGCAGCAGAAGCAGCAGCTCCGGCAGCAGAAGCAGCAGCTCCGGCGGAGAAAAAAGAATAG
- a CDS encoding NAD(P)H-hydrate epimerase, protein MEITVDQMYQIENKGHDMGFLKKFMMENAGAASVRRLVEKIENIESKNILIFVGLGNNGGDGLVMARHLAGYGAKVTVMLLGTPEKIKTEESNWNWSILKKMPSVKLMIGDSLSFDFKPDIIVDGILGTGISGEIREPYASAINYINKTDCYKFAVDVPSGLDPQTGETANICTKCNMTVTFHKMKQGIPKRKDLTGELYAEKIGIPPEAEEGIL, encoded by the coding sequence ATGGAAATTACTGTAGATCAAATGTATCAAATTGAAAATAAAGGTCATGATATGGGCTTTTTAAAAAAATTCATGATGGAAAATGCTGGTGCTGCATCAGTTAGAAGATTAGTTGAGAAGATTGAAAATATAGAATCTAAAAATATCTTGATTTTTGTAGGACTAGGAAATAATGGCGGGGATGGCTTGGTGATGGCAAGACACTTGGCAGGTTATGGTGCTAAAGTTACAGTGATGCTTCTTGGTACTCCTGAAAAAATTAAAACCGAAGAGAGCAACTGGAATTGGTCAATATTAAAGAAAATGCCATCTGTGAAATTAATGATTGGTGATTCTTTGAGTTTTGATTTCAAACCCGATATAATAGTAGATGGAATTTTAGGAACTGGTATTTCAGGAGAAATTAGAGAACCGTATGCATCTGCAATAAATTATATCAATAAAACAGACTGTTACAAATTCGCAGTTGATGTCCCATCTGGATTAGATCCACAAACAGGTGAGACTGCAAACATTTGCACAAAATGCAACATGACAGTTACCTTTCATAAAATGAAACAAGGGATTCCAAAGAGAAAAGACTTGACTGGTGAATTGTATGCAGAAAAAATTGGAATTCCGCCAGAAGCTGAAGAGGGAATCTTATGA
- the cobT gene encoding nicotinate mononucleotide-dependent phosphoribosyltransferase CobT — translation MEKFELHGNIDQANNFIETMKSGRFLFSFVISYTETCEIPGITFAGADMNSIQFTPPADAEYLHYGYCKTIDKIPMTPDGKPTPGLLTKTALESSSIPHLTINAGSKVLPKLPFIESGLSFGKNISMNDAMTDSEVTHAVDYGRIVGRSLASLSDCLVIGESIPGGTTTALAVLRGLGFDAKVSSSIPNNPVELKNQIVDSALERIDSDHPYSIVAKVGDPMIPFVAGMLSSASDVSKVMLAGGTQMLAVLAFASKIGFNEENAVIGTTSYITNDENANFVSLVEKIANIPAISVNPGLENSRYSGLKAFSEGFAKEGVGAGGSIISSMIKTGNDSSTYLDLAEKEYHRLFTSL, via the coding sequence TTGGAAAAATTTGAACTGCATGGGAATATAGATCAAGCCAATAATTTCATCGAAACTATGAAATCCGGCAGATTTCTTTTTTCATTTGTAATATCCTATACTGAAACTTGTGAAATTCCCGGAATTACTTTTGCTGGTGCAGACATGAACTCTATTCAATTTACTCCTCCTGCTGATGCAGAATATCTACATTATGGATATTGTAAAACTATAGATAAAATCCCGATGACTCCAGATGGAAAACCTACTCCTGGCTTACTTACCAAAACTGCATTAGAATCCTCTAGTATTCCACATTTGACGATTAATGCTGGAAGTAAGGTTTTGCCTAAATTACCTTTTATTGAATCAGGCTTATCCTTTGGAAAAAATATCTCCATGAATGATGCAATGACTGATTCAGAAGTAACTCATGCCGTGGATTATGGGCGAATAGTTGGCAGAAGTTTAGCATCGCTTTCAGATTGTCTTGTGATTGGTGAGAGTATACCAGGTGGAACAACAACTGCATTGGCAGTATTGAGAGGATTAGGTTTTGATGCTAAAGTCAGCTCTAGCATCCCGAATAATCCTGTAGAGTTGAAAAATCAAATTGTTGATTCTGCACTTGAAAGAATTGATTCTGATCATCCATATAGTATTGTGGCAAAAGTAGGTGATCCAATGATTCCATTTGTAGCTGGAATGCTAAGCTCTGCATCTGATGTTTCAAAGGTTATGCTTGCAGGAGGAACTCAAATGTTGGCAGTATTGGCATTTGCATCTAAAATTGGATTCAATGAAGAAAATGCTGTTATTGGAACCACCTCATACATTACAAACGATGAAAATGCAAATTTTGTTAGTCTAGTTGAAAAAATTGCCAACATTCCCGCAATTTCTGTTAATCCCGGTTTAGAAAATTCTAGATATTCTGGTCTAAAGGCATTTTCAGAAGGATTTGCAAAAGAAGGAGTTGGTGCTGGTGGAAGTATTATCTCCTCAATGATTAAAACTGGAAATGATTCTTCAACGTATCTGGATTTGGCAGAAAAAGAGTATCATCGATTATTTACTTCACTGTAA